A single Candidatus Omnitrophota bacterium DNA region contains:
- the rimO gene encoding 30S ribosomal protein S12 methylthiotransferase RimO: protein MAKVGIVSLGCPRNLVDSEVMVGSLKRAGFELTDIENGVDICLVNTCSFIDSAREESIDAILQAASLKRDGKIRHMVVAGCLAQLGKKELLKDIPEIDLLIGTNDFHRIGELVKGLGHGVSCAVSRKLDHLYTEDSPRSLLTPKHYAYVKIAEGCDNSCSYCIISRLRGSFRSRPMASIAGEIKRLSAGGDLREIDLIAQDTTLFGRDRPGKETLPALLRTICRMRTSVGWIRLLYTHPAHYSDDLIDTIAHEGKICKYLDIPVQHVSDSILKRMNRHTTKKAIIGLLEKIRKNVRGVTLRTSIITGFPGETEEEFRELIDFVKRMRFERLGVFIYSREDGTRAAGFRGQVPEKVKMERYDELMKTQKAISAELNRSFLGETIKVLVDEKISGEKDRFLGRSEGDAPEVDGAVYITGKGLRVGDFCRVRITDTLEYDLVGESV from the coding sequence ATGGCCAAAGTAGGGATCGTCAGTTTAGGATGCCCGAGGAACCTTGTCGATTCTGAAGTGATGGTCGGTTCTTTGAAAAGGGCCGGATTCGAGCTGACAGATATCGAAAATGGGGTCGACATATGCCTTGTTAACACATGCTCGTTCATCGACTCCGCGCGGGAAGAATCTATAGACGCGATACTCCAGGCCGCATCCCTTAAGAGAGATGGTAAGATAAGGCATATGGTGGTCGCGGGGTGTCTTGCGCAGCTCGGGAAAAAAGAGCTTCTTAAGGATATCCCCGAGATCGACCTCCTCATAGGCACGAACGATTTTCACCGGATAGGAGAACTGGTAAAGGGGCTGGGGCACGGCGTCTCCTGCGCCGTATCGCGGAAGCTCGACCACCTCTATACGGAGGACTCGCCCCGCTCGCTGCTTACCCCGAAACATTACGCATATGTCAAGATAGCGGAAGGATGTGACAATAGCTGCAGCTATTGTATCATATCGCGCCTCAGGGGCTCTTTCAGGAGCAGGCCGATGGCATCCATAGCCGGAGAGATAAAGCGGTTATCGGCCGGCGGGGACCTGAGGGAGATAGATCTGATAGCGCAGGATACGACGCTCTTCGGCCGGGACAGGCCGGGTAAAGAAACCCTGCCGGCCCTGCTCAGGACCATATGCCGGATGAGGACGTCCGTGGGATGGATACGTCTCCTCTACACACACCCGGCGCATTATTCCGACGACCTCATAGATACGATCGCGCATGAAGGGAAGATCTGTAAATACCTCGATATACCGGTACAGCATGTAAGCGACAGCATATTGAAACGGATGAACCGTCATACGACGAAGAAGGCGATCATCGGCCTTCTGGAAAAGATAAGAAAGAACGTAAGAGGAGTAACGCTCAGGACTTCCATAATAACGGGATTCCCGGGCGAGACGGAAGAAGAGTTCAGGGAACTCATCGATTTCGTAAAGCGGATGAGGTTCGAGCGGCTCGGCGTATTCATATATTCGCGTGAGGACGGGACGAGGGCGGCAGGGTTCCGCGGCCAGGTCCCCGAGAAGGTCAAGATGGAAAGATATGATGAGCTGATGAAGACGCAGAAGGCCATATCGGCAGAGTTGAACAGGTCTTTCCTGGGAGAGACGATAAAGGTATTGGTCGACGAGAAGATATCCGGGGAGAAGGACAGGTTCCTCGGCCGTTCCGAGGGTGACGCACCCGAGGTAGACGGCGCCGTATATATTACGGGCAAGGGCCTCAGGGTGGGAGATTTCTGCCGTGTCAGGATCACCGACACGCTCGAGTACGACCTTGTAGGAGAATCCGTATGA
- the pgsA gene encoding CDP-diacylglycerol--glycerol-3-phosphate 3-phosphatidyltransferase yields the protein MNLPNKLTISRIALTVIFMFFLFANGLLAKTFALMVFLAASLTDLLDGYFAKRDNQITDFGRLMDPIADKILVLSAFLAFVEMELVPAWMVVVIIFREVAVTGLRVLALTKGRVIQSDDGGKHKTVSQFAAIFAILLFLIFREAGMKVFEFWSDRTEVLYKNTIFALMCITVVLTLISGVSYLVKNREVYTNEKTH from the coding sequence ATGAACTTACCCAATAAGCTGACCATATCACGGATAGCGCTGACGGTCATATTCATGTTCTTCCTATTTGCGAACGGCCTGCTGGCTAAAACGTTTGCGCTTATGGTCTTTTTGGCCGCGTCCCTCACCGACCTCCTGGACGGGTATTTTGCAAAGCGGGACAACCAGATAACCGACTTCGGGAGGCTGATGGACCCGATAGCGGACAAGATACTGGTCCTCTCCGCCTTCCTGGCGTTCGTAGAGATGGAACTTGTACCGGCCTGGATGGTCGTGGTCATAATCTTCAGGGAAGTGGCGGTGACGGGCCTGCGGGTCCTGGCGCTGACGAAGGGCAGGGTCATACAGTCCGACGACGGCGGGAAGCATAAGACCGTCTCGCAGTTCGCCGCGATATTCGCCATACTCCTCTTCCTGATATTCAGGGAGGCGGGTATGAAGGTCTTTGAATTCTGGAGTGACCGTACCGAGGTCCTGTACAAAAATACGATATTTGCGCTTATGTGCATCACCGTGGTATTGACGCTTATAAGCGGCGTATCGTATCTGGTAAAGAACAGGGAGGTCTACACCAATGAAAAGACACATTAA
- a CDS encoding RodZ domain-containing protein, which yields MADEIGTSKRSMTTLGERLKGAREKRELTIDQVHKQTHIHSTVLRALEEGRCDDILTPTYVRSFLKKYAHHVGVDVKWVLDEYDLINSAKAGGKGPREEKMPEVKSSEIASHFIHALSIILLLIALLLLISFLGKRIFSYLSSVRKSRPAMTSPAVLPGKGKAVKTRQVITPVRSKTAAKAKPAQQAPAPARSPAAVQTAVKSGPFRLTIKVNKAVMVELKRDGEVLFKRLLSKGTVETFSANNKIEIYVANGEAIELILDDKSWGSPRKGVIKNLEVTSQGIRIR from the coding sequence GTGGCGGATGAAATAGGGACTTCAAAGAGATCGATGACGACCCTGGGTGAGCGGCTTAAAGGCGCACGGGAGAAGAGAGAGCTCACGATAGACCAGGTCCACAAACAGACGCATATCCATTCCACGGTCCTGAGGGCCCTCGAGGAAGGGCGCTGTGACGATATACTCACACCCACCTATGTGAGGAGCTTCCTGAAGAAGTATGCCCACCACGTAGGAGTGGATGTAAAATGGGTCCTCGACGAATACGACCTTATAAATTCCGCAAAGGCGGGCGGGAAGGGCCCCAGGGAAGAGAAGATGCCGGAGGTGAAGTCATCCGAGATCGCCTCGCACTTCATACACGCCTTGAGCATCATCCTCCTCCTGATCGCGCTTCTCCTCCTGATATCGTTTTTGGGCAAAAGGATATTTTCGTATCTCTCTTCCGTACGTAAGAGCCGGCCTGCCATGACCAGCCCGGCCGTCCTCCCCGGGAAAGGGAAGGCGGTGAAGACGAGGCAGGTTATAACGCCGGTCAGGAGCAAAACCGCGGCCAAGGCAAAGCCCGCCCAGCAGGCCCCGGCGCCGGCCAGGAGCCCTGCCGCGGTACAGACGGCCGTTAAGAGCGGGCCGTTCAGGTTGACCATTAAGGTGAACAAGGCCGTAATGGTGGAGCTGAAGCGGGACGGAGAGGTCCTATTCAAGAGGCTGCTTTCGAAGGGCACAGTAGAGACATTCTCCGCAAATAATAAGATAGAGATCTACGTAGCGAACGGGGAGGCGATAGAGCTGATCCTGGACGATAAGTCGTGGGGGTCGCCCCGCAAGGGTGTGATAAAGAACCTTGAAGTGACATCGCAGGGTATCAGGATACGCTAA
- a CDS encoding phosphatidylglycerophosphatase A codes for MKRHIKLITSFFYIGHSPVMPGTLGSIAGLIVYFVVNKSILLYGYSIAFLFMLGMIFSAEAERIYKRKDARMIVIDEACGMLLALYLIPARPVLILLGFLLFRIFDITKPFPAKRVEKVSGAFGVMFDDIIAALYTNLILQMVSRLFHIL; via the coding sequence ATGAAAAGACACATTAAGCTGATAACGAGTTTCTTCTATATAGGCCATTCACCGGTCATGCCCGGGACGCTCGGAAGCATCGCGGGGCTTATCGTATACTTCGTGGTGAATAAGAGCATACTCCTGTACGGCTACTCCATAGCGTTTCTCTTCATGCTGGGGATGATATTCTCGGCGGAAGCCGAACGCATATATAAACGCAAAGATGCCCGCATGATAGTCATAGACGAGGCGTGCGGCATGTTATTGGCCCTGTACCTGATACCTGCCAGGCCGGTGCTTATCCTGCTGGGATTTTTGTTATTCCGTATCTTCGATATAACGAAGCCGTTCCCGGCGAAGAGGGTGGAGAAGGTCTCCGGCGCATTCGGGGTGATGTTCGACGATATAATAGCGGCTCTATATACGAACCTTATCCTTCAGATGGTCTCCCGCCTGTTTCACATACTATAA